TGCAGGGCGTAGGCGTAATCGAACCATCCGAACTTGTAGAGAGGCCCCATCACAACCACTCCTTTCTGAAAAACCAGGCGGCGGCGTATGCGCCCGCGAAGATGCAGAACATGAACACCCAACTCCCGAAGGCCAGTTCAGCCGCCCCGGTCAGCGCCTGCCCGCTCGTGCATCCGCGTCCGAGCCGCGCGGCGAACCCGGACAGGATTCCGCCCCCGAGGGCCAGCCAGAGCCGGGCCGAAACCCCGATCGATGGGCCTCTCGCCACCTCCCCGCGGACCCGGCGGGCGATGAAGGCCGAGAAAAGCCCCCCCAGCCCGGCGCCAAGCGTCAGGAACACGAGCCAGTCCATCAGCGGGGAGCGCCCCCAGGCCAGGTATTTCGAAAGATAGGGATTGGCCTGCGCATGCTCCGGGGCCACCCAGTGCACCCCGGCCGTCCCGATGCGCGCAAAGGACGCCGAGGACCCGAGGCCCCGCCCCATGGTATAGAACGTGAAAAGCAGGACCAGGCCGAGCAGGATCCCGATCACATAAGGGTTGCTGTACCGCTCGTCATTCATCGTCTGCACCCTCCTTCCCTTTCGACGCCTCCAAACGCCTCTCCTTCAACCAGACCACCGTCGCCCCCCAACCGGACGGGCCCGCATCGAGCGCGAAGCGCAGGACATGCGGACTGCGTCTCAGCCGCGCGTGAACCGTCTCGCGGAGGACCCCCTTTCCTTTCCCATGGATGAACCGCACCTCGAAGATGCCCTCCACCAGACAGGCCTCGATATAGTCCTCCACCAGGTCTCCGGCCTCTGACGGGGCGAAGGTGTGCAGGTCGAGGCACCCGTCCACCGGGATGTTGACAGGATCGTTCTCCATGCATCGCCCCCTGCGGTGAGCCGGCTGCACCGGCTGGTTCGAACTTGACATCACTACCACAATGTGGTCTACTGGTGTCCCATTGGAAACGCTTTACCCGCCCCGTGCTCGTTTCCACTTCGGAAGTCTTGACACACCCGCTACGCACCGGGAGAATCCTTCACCAGGAACCTTGTTCGCGCACCCTAAGGGCACCGTATCCATTTTCCCCATTCCAGAGGAGATCATCGATGGAGGCCCATGAATTCGCCGTCATCCGCCAGAGGCTCGGGAAGACCCAGAAGGAGATGGCCGAACTGCTCGCGACCTCGCTCAAGACGGTCCACAGCTATGAACAGGGATGGCGCACCATCCCCCCGCACGCCCAACGGCAGATCTATTTCCTGCTCTCGAAGGCGAAGGCGGCCGGCCAAAAGCCCCGCTCCTGCTGGGAAGAACGGCACTGCCCCGAGGAGGTCAGATCCCGATGCCCTGCATGGGAATGGGGTTCGGGCGACCTCTGCTGGTTCGTGAACGGAACCTTCTGCGAAGGCGCCGCCCATGGCAGCTGGGCAGAAAAAATGCAGATCTGCCGATCATGCTGCGTCTTCAAGGCCTTCCATGAAGAGCGGAAAAACGCGTAGCGGGGATGCTCCCCCCTAGAACCGAATCCTCGGAGCCTCCTGCCGCTCCGGGGGCACCTCGAAGAAGGCCGCCTTCTCGAAGCCGAAAAGACCGGCCAGCACATTGGTCGGGAAGCTGCGGATCTTCGTGTTGTACTCCCTGACCATCTCGTTGAAGCGCCGCCGCTCCACGGCAATGCGGTTTTCCGTTCCCGCCAGTTCATCCTGGAGACGGATGAAATTCGTGTTCGCCTTCAGGTCGGGGTAGCGCTCCACCACCAGGAGCAGCCGCGACAGGGCCGATGAGAGGGCGTTGTTCGCCTCGATCTTTTCGGGGATCGATTCAGCGCCGGCGACCCGTGAACGGGCCTCGGTCACATCCACGAAGACCTCCCTTTCATGCGCCGCATAGCCCTTGACCGTTTCGACGTAATTGGGGATGAGATCATAGCGCCGCTGGAGCTGGTTTTCCACCTGAGCCCAGGCGCCTTTGACGGATTCGTCCATGGCGACAAGGTCGTTGTAAGTCCCCTTGATCCATGAAAAAGACAGCAGCCCCAGCACGGCGATGATCCCGATGACGACCAAAAGGGTCTTTCCGGTCTTGCCCATATCAGCCTCCCATAGCATCCACAGCGTCGGACAGTTTTTCCATCTCCGCCAGATATCGTTTGAAAAGCGCCGGCATATCCGCCTGCGCCCCTTTGATCTTCCTGTCACGAACATCCAGCAAACGTTCGAACACGCCCCCGTCCAAGTCGAAAACCCTCGAGACTTCCGTGAAGAGCGCCCGCCTGGACCCGGGCATTTCCAATCCTTTCAGAGCCGCGAGGGCCCTGAAGATGGCCGTCAGGGCGCCGGTCGAATCCGCGATCAGCGCTGCGAGGGTACCCCGCTTCCCTTCGGTTTCGACGAACCCTTCGCGGAGCAGCAACATCTTGCCCTTGATCTCGCGTTCGCACTGCAGCCTCAGCAGCGAGGGCTTCAATTCCAGCCCCCTCAGCACATCCTTGCCGTAAACCATGGCATAGCGGGACCTGAAATTCAGGTACTCGATCGGGAAGACATCCAAGGAGCCGGCGATATAGCGTTCGGTCAGGAAAAGAGGCACCGCGCAACCTTTCCGGCGCCACTTCCGGACGAGGCTGAAGGCCTCGTCGAGCCGGCCCATGGCCTCCGGCCGCAGCACCGCCATCAGATTGATGTCCGAGCGGGCCGGGTCATACTCCGGCCCGGCCGCACTGCCATAGAGGATGAGGGAGATCAAATCGTTGCCGAATACCTCCCGGAAATCCTGGATGATCTCCGGCAGCAGCGCCTTCGGATCTTTCGCGCTTCGAGCCATCACCGCCTCCCTCCCATGCCTCAGAATCCGCCCCCCGCGCCGCCTCCACCGCTCATGCCCCCGCCGAAACCTCCGAAGCCGCCGCTGAAGCCGCCGAAACCGCCGGAGCCGGTCCCGCCGCCGCGGGGGGCGCCCGCGATCCAGGGCAGCGCAGCACCCCTCGAGCGGGAACCGCTTCGCACAATCGTCAAAAAAATCAGGATAAAGATCAGGAAAGGCCAGAAGGGCGCACCGTCTTCGCGGCGGGCGGACGCCTTAGGCTCGGGGGCGCCGGTAAGGGCTACGCCCGCATCGTCGGCAAGCACCTTCGCCACAGCGAGCGTGCCGTTCAGGAGCCCCTCGCCGAATCGGTCCTCCCTGAAATAGGGAAGCATGTAGCGGTCGCGGATCTCGCCTACCAGCCCGTCGGGGAGGACGCCCTCGACGCCGTAGCCCGTTTCGATCCGCATCTTACGCTCCTGGATCGTCACGAAGATCAGGACGCCCTTGTCCTCGCCCTTTTTCCCGATGCCCCACGCCGCATAGAGGCGGTTGACGTAATCGTTGTACTCGGCCCCGCCGATGTCGGGAAACGTCGCGACCACCACCGCCACACCGGTCTTCTCGAATACCTCCCGGGTGAGGGCATCCAGACGCTGCCGCTCCTCCGGTGAAAGGACCCCGGCAAAATCGTTCACCGGGCCATCAGGCTGCGGGAAAGGCCTCTCGGCCGCGGCGGGGGCCGCGAGCCAGACCGCAGCGAGCAGCAAAAGGGCGGCAGCGAGCGTGCGGCTCCCGGCACCCAGGCCCATGGAAGCCGCCCGCGCATTCCGGATGCCGCCCCGCCAAGCGCTCAGTCCAGCGTCGACCCTCCGGCACAGGACCCCACCCATTCCTTTGACCTGTATCCCCATGGCCGTCAGTATAATGACGCACCAGCGCTTCGTCACCCCCTTTTTCCGTCCACCGCGGAGAGGAAACCCTCCAGATCGTCATCGAGGAGAGACAAGAAACCTCGACGGACGACGGCGAAGCCACCACACCACCCGGCTTTCGCCGCCGTGAAAAGATTGCCCTAGCTCAAGGCCTTCTCAGTAAATCGTGGGTGCCGATGCGCCGGAGAAAATAGACGTCCTCATGGATCTGGAAGGTGAAGCGGTAACCTTTGTTGACTCTCCCCTCCCAGATATCCCGGGAATCCTGCATTTTTTTAGCATTCAAGGACGGGTGATGGAAATCGGAGAGCAGCCGCTCCAACTGTTTGTCGGCGGCTTTCTGGACAGGGGCTGGAAGCCGGCGGTAATCCTCGATGAACCTTTTCGAAAAGGCCAGCCTCATTTTCATATCTTGGCGGTCTTCAGGGCTTCAATGGCCTCAGCGGCGTTCTCGAAGGGCCCGGCGATGTCGCCCTTGCGGACATCCTCGTCAACCTCGGCTTCCTTCTCCTGCCACTCCCTGGAGTAAAAATACTCCTGGTCGGGCTGGATCACCTTCACCGGCCGGAGGACAATGCATTCATCCCTGATGTCCATCTCGACGTAATCCCCTTCCACCAGTCTGAACTTTTTGCGAAGGCCCTGGGGAATGGTCAACTGGAAATTCTTCCTGATCTTCATCAGCGCCATATCCTGCTCCTTGATCTTGACGGTTTTGTTCGTTTTTCATTATTCCACAAATTATGAATT
The DNA window shown above is from Desulfatiglans anilini DSM 4660 and carries:
- a CDS encoding LemA family protein — its product is MGKTGKTLLVVIGIIAVLGLLSFSWIKGTYNDLVAMDESVKGAWAQVENQLQRRYDLIPNYVETVKGYAAHEREVFVDVTEARSRVAGAESIPEKIEANNALSSALSRLLLVVERYPDLKANTNFIRLQDELAGTENRIAVERRRFNEMVREYNTKIRSFPTNVLAGLFGFEKAAFFEVPPERQEAPRIRF
- a CDS encoding TPM domain-containing protein, giving the protein MTKRWCVIILTAMGIQVKGMGGVLCRRVDAGLSAWRGGIRNARAASMGLGAGSRTLAAALLLLAAVWLAAPAAAERPFPQPDGPVNDFAGVLSPEERQRLDALTREVFEKTGVAVVVATFPDIGGAEYNDYVNRLYAAWGIGKKGEDKGVLIFVTIQERKMRIETGYGVEGVLPDGLVGEIRDRYMLPYFREDRFGEGLLNGTLAVAKVLADDAGVALTGAPEPKASARREDGAPFWPFLIFILIFLTIVRSGSRSRGAALPWIAGAPRGGGTGSGGFGGFSGGFGGFGGGMSGGGGAGGGF
- a CDS encoding helix-turn-helix domain-containing protein, whose protein sequence is MEAHEFAVIRQRLGKTQKEMAELLATSLKTVHSYEQGWRTIPPHAQRQIYFLLSKAKAAGQKPRSCWEERHCPEEVRSRCPAWEWGSGDLCWFVNGTFCEGAAHGSWAEKMQICRSCCVFKAFHEERKNA
- a CDS encoding Smr/MutS family protein; translation: MENDPVNIPVDGCLDLHTFAPSEAGDLVEDYIEACLVEGIFEVRFIHGKGKGVLRETVHARLRRSPHVLRFALDAGPSGWGATVVWLKERRLEASKGKEGADDE
- a CDS encoding YeeE/YedE thiosulfate transporter family protein, encoding MNDERYSNPYVIGILLGLVLLFTFYTMGRGLGSSASFARIGTAGVHWVAPEHAQANPYLSKYLAWGRSPLMDWLVFLTLGAGLGGLFSAFIARRVRGEVARGPSIGVSARLWLALGGGILSGFAARLGRGCTSGQALTGAAELAFGSWVFMFCIFAGAYAAAWFFRKEWL
- a CDS encoding AbrB/MazE/SpoVT family DNA-binding domain-containing protein, with translation MKIRKNFQLTIPQGLRKKFRLVEGDYVEMDIRDECIVLRPVKVIQPDQEYFYSREWQEKEAEVDEDVRKGDIAGPFENAAEAIEALKTAKI